A window of the Kosakonia sp. BYX6 genome harbors these coding sequences:
- a CDS encoding AsmA family protein: MKFIGKLLLVVVIVLLVAMLTCYFLLQTRWGATQVSKWVSDNSDYHLTFEAMDHRFSSPSHVLLKNVNFGRKGKPATLDAKMVDIGLSSRQLTDPLHADTILLQDGTLNLSPAAAPLPFKSDRLQLSNMAFNSPTTGWDLSAQRVTGGVAPWEPVAGNVIGSKAQIQMSAGSLTLNGVPASNVLIQGSIDKDVVTLTTIGADMARGSLTGDAQRGADGSWVVNNLRLNDIRLQSDKSLLDFFAPLTTLPSLQIGRVEVTDARLQGPEWAVTDLDLSLRNLTLVKGDWKSEDGRLSMNANEFIYGSLHLFDPILNANFSPQGIELQQFTSRWENGMVRTSGNWYRNGNALVLDDAAFAGLEYTLPDNWKQLWMDELPPWLNSLVLKKFSASRNLVIDIDSTFPWQLTALDGYGDNLQLVRERQWGVWGGSAKLNAAAATFNRVDVRRPSLALNANNSTVNVTELSAFTGQGLLETRAVVAQTPDRRVNLSLNGRGVPVNVLQEWGWPALPISGNGNLQLTASGSVRADAPLKPSVNGELQVLNAQKQQVKQSMHGGVVSGAVVAPPVETPTQATP, translated from the coding sequence ATGAAATTTATTGGAAAGCTGCTACTTGTTGTCGTTATCGTCCTGCTTGTGGCGATGTTGACGTGCTATTTTCTGCTGCAAACGCGCTGGGGCGCGACACAGGTCAGCAAATGGGTAAGCGATAACAGCGACTACCACCTCACCTTTGAAGCGATGGATCACCGCTTCTCTTCCCCGTCGCATGTGTTGTTGAAAAATGTGAATTTCGGCCGCAAAGGCAAACCCGCCACGCTGGATGCGAAAATGGTTGATATTGGCCTGAGTAGCCGACAGTTGACCGATCCACTGCACGCCGACACCATTCTGTTACAGGATGGAACGCTGAATCTCTCCCCGGCCGCCGCGCCACTTCCTTTCAAATCTGACCGCCTGCAATTAAGCAATATGGCGTTTAACAGCCCGACCACCGGCTGGGATCTGAGTGCGCAGCGCGTTACCGGTGGCGTTGCGCCCTGGGAGCCCGTCGCGGGGAATGTGATTGGCAGTAAAGCGCAGATTCAGATGAGCGCCGGATCGCTGACGTTAAACGGCGTTCCTGCCAGTAATGTATTAATTCAGGGCAGTATCGATAAAGATGTGGTAACGCTCACCACCATTGGCGCGGATATGGCGCGAGGTTCGCTCACCGGCGATGCGCAACGCGGCGCAGATGGCAGTTGGGTGGTGAATAATTTGCGCCTCAATGATATCCGCCTGCAAAGTGATAAATCCCTGCTCGATTTCTTCGCGCCGCTCACCACTCTGCCTTCTCTGCAAATTGGCCGGGTAGAAGTAACGGATGCCCGCTTGCAAGGGCCGGAGTGGGCGGTGACCGATCTTGATTTGAGTTTGCGCAACCTGACGCTGGTGAAAGGCGACTGGAAAAGCGAAGACGGTCGGCTGTCGATGAATGCCAACGAGTTTATCTACGGATCGCTGCATCTGTTTGATCCCATTCTGAATGCCAACTTCTCGCCGCAGGGCATTGAGCTGCAACAGTTCACGTCGCGCTGGGAAAACGGCATGGTGCGCACTTCCGGTAACTGGTATCGCAACGGAAATGCACTGGTGCTGGACGACGCCGCTTTTGCCGGGCTGGAATACACGCTGCCGGATAACTGGAAACAGTTGTGGATGGATGAGCTACCGCCATGGCTGAACAGCCTGGTCCTGAAAAAATTCAGCGCGAGCCGTAACCTGGTGATTGATATCGACTCGACCTTCCCGTGGCAGCTTACGGCGCTGGATGGTTACGGCGACAACTTGCAACTGGTGCGTGAACGCCAATGGGGCGTGTGGGGCGGCTCAGCAAAACTGAATGCCGCTGCCGCGACATTTAACCGCGTGGATGTTCGCCGCCCATCATTGGCGCTTAACGCCAACAACAGCACGGTCAATGTCACCGAGTTGAGCGCGTTTACCGGCCAGGGCTTGCTGGAAACCAGAGCGGTGGTTGCGCAAACGCCGGATCGCCGCGTGAACCTCAGCCTGAACGGACGCGGCGTGCCGGTGAATGTGTTGCAGGAATGGGGCTGGCCAGCGCTGCCGATAAGTGGCAACGGCAATCTGCAACTGACCGCCAGCGGCAGTGTACGCGCCGACGCGCCGTTAAAACCATCCGTCAACGGTGAGTTGCAGGTTTTGAATGCGCAAAAACAGCAGGTTAAACAGAGCATGCACGGTGGCGTCGTATCCGGCGCCGTTGTTGCGCCACCAGTTGAAACACCAACTCAGGCGACACCCTGA